In bacterium, the sequence TTTTCCAGCGACGCCTACGTTCTCGGGAGAATTCTCCTTGATGAGAACGACGATCGTTTCCCGTGGCAAGCCGTATGCTTTAGTGGCAGCATCCGTTAGCTCTTGAACAAGAATTCTCTTCTTGTCTACGTCCTCAATAATAGGACCTTCGATACTAATGTTGGGCATCTATTCTCCTTTCTCTACTGTTTCTAACACTAATTATTGAACGTTTACTATTACCTTAGTGTACTTGTACCTAAAATTGCTTTTATTGTTTTATACATAACAAATTTCTCCCGTATTTTTTTATACATGAGAATTAAAAGTTTACATTGATTATTGGGGAAAACGGTAGTTTTCCATTTTTGTTGATGTTAATCAATCCAATTTGGACGCCTTTCATATCTTTGCAATTATTAACAATACCAATCTGGAGACCTGTTGTTTTAGCTGCAAGTACATCATTGACTACTCCCAATTGAACGACTCTTATGTCACTATGATCCTTTTTAAAACTAAAAATTTGATAACGACGTGCAACATTAAGTACTCCTAGTTGAAGACCTGTAATTTTGGCTTTCTCCAATTCACCACTAAATTTCATGTAATTCACAATTGGAGCAATCTGGATGCCTTTCGTGTTGTCTCCACTTACGGCGTTAACTGCACCCAATTGAATGCCTTTCATTTCGCCTGAAAAATTTAATCCTCCTAATTGTATTCCTGTTGTTTTTTCTACTCCTCCAGACGCACAATTAGCTACTCCCAATTGAAGACCTCTCATGTTGGCTGTCCAGTTTAATAGACCCAATTGAATACCTTCCATTCCTCCTGTAAAATTAACTCCTCCTAATTGAATACCTTTAACGCCACTCCACAACATGTAATTCATAATTGGAGCAACCTGGATGCCTATTATTGGTCCTCCAACTATACAATTAATCCCTCCAAATTGAATGCACTGCACAAATCCATAATCAGTCCTATCAGTATCACAAAAATTGAGCAGTGCATTTATCTGAATAGCCTTGACATTTCCGTAAGATATACTTGCTAAGCCTACATCAATACCATAGAGACTGCTATATTCTCCGTAGGATGGATCCATGTTTGATCCATAAGGCAAATTAAGTCTCAATCCGTAGATACTCCAGTCACTCGAAACAAGCTGAACAGGATTCCATATGGATATTTGGAGGGGTGCCCAGGATCCAGAAGAAGTATATGGCATTCCAAGGTAGTTTGGTTTAGATCTTTTGGCTCCATATTTCTTGAGTAATTGGACTGTCTTTGTCCGATATTTTCCTTCTGCGCAGCTCAAAGCCGTCATTCCATGTTTGCCTTTTACATTTACATCCGCACCATTGTCCAGCAGGACTTTTACAATGTCACTATCTTTCCTTTCTGCCGCAGTCATCAAAACCGTCCAACCATTCTTGGCTTTTGCATTGACATCAGCGCCTTTACTTAGCAAATATTGCACAGTATCCGCGCTGCAGTAGCCTGCTGCATGTATTAAAGCAGTTATATTGTACTTGTTTCTTGCATTCACATCAGCACCTTTGTCTAACAGAATTTTTATA encodes:
- a CDS encoding tautomerase family protein, producing the protein MPNISIEGPIIEDVDKKRILVQELTDAATKAYGLPRETIVVLIKENSPENVGVAGKLIIDRK
- a CDS encoding ankyrin repeat domain-containing protein, with the protein product MFKTIKAILTIALILILTAGIYTPVISFAEENSAEELTKLLLDAAKEGDTAEVKALLDKGADVNSKESYGKTALMYAAERGHVDIAKILSKKEANINAKDNYGETALMYAAQWGKVEIIKILLDKGADVNARNKYNITALIHAAGYCSADTVQYLLSKGADVNAKAKNGWTVLMTAAERKDSDIVKVLLDNGADVNVKGKHGMTALSCAEGKYRTKTVQLLKKYGAKRSKPNYLGMPYTSSGSWAPLQISIWNPVQLVSSDWSIYGLRLNLPYGSNMDPSYGEYSSLYGIDVGLASISYGNVKAIQINALLNFCDTDRTDYGFVQCIQFGGINCIVGGPIIGIQVAPIMNYMLWSGVKGIQLGGVNFTGGMEGIQLGLLNWTANMRGLQLGVANCASGGVEKTTGIQLGGLNFSGEMKGIQLGAVNAVSGDNTKGIQIAPIVNYMKFSGELEKAKITGLQLGVLNVARRYQIFSFKKDHSDIRVVQLGVVNDVLAAKTTGLQIGIVNNCKDMKGVQIGLININKNGKLPFSPIINVNF